GAAGTCGGGGCTGTGCAGCACGCTCGGGCGCGCCAGCAACACTTCGAGCGGCCAGGTCCACTGCTCGAGGCGATGGTGCGGTGGGGTGAGCGTAGCGCGCCGCAGCACATTCGGCGCAATCGCCAATGGCCGCAGCTGATCGCGATGCTGGAGCGAGACGAACTGATCGTCTGGCGCAGCGTCGGCCAGTGCCGTCAGCAGCTGGCGCGTATATTGTGAGATTCCGCCCTGACGATAGGCGTTCAGGCGGGCATCGATCGCGATACGCATGCTCATCCGAAACGATAGTAGGGCTTCACAGAATTGTGCTACCAGGGCGGTCGGGCCGAGCCTGCGGCCCTGCCAGGCTGCCCCGATGGTGCGCGTGTGGGGGTGGCAGAGCCGACCCACAACCCTCGCCACGGTGATGATTAACTATGAATGAGTGCGATTGTTACAGGTATCGTACCACAGAACATCCGATTCACCCACCCCCGCCTGGGCTAGAATCGTCACCAACTATAATATATCGTAGTTCTGATCGTCAATCTCGAGCACCTGGCCATCGTACGCCAGGCGAATATGCTCGGGCAGATCGGCGTTGACGGTGGCGTGATCGAGATCGTGGGTCATGTGTACAAGCAGCGCGCGGCGCGGGGCCAGCCGGCCAATTTGCTCACAGGCTTGCTCGACGGTGAAGTGAGTCGGGTGGGCGGCCTGGCGTAGCGCGTTCAGCACCAGCAGATCGAGATCGCGCAAGTGGTCGAGCGACTCGCGCGGAATATGGCTGGCGTCGGTCACGTAGCCCAGCCCGCCGATCCGAAAGCCAGTAATTGTCCATGTGCCATGCTGGATGTCGAACGGCACCACCTGAAGATGCTTGATCTGAAATGGCGCACCGCTCTGGATCTCGACTAACTCAAGCGCCGGCCGGGTTGAGCCGTGCGATGTCTCGCTGAACGCATAGGCAAAGCGCTCGCGCACCATGCGCAGGGTGGTAGCCGAGCCATACAGTGGGATGGCCGCGCGTTGGGCAAAATTGAGCGGGCGCAGGTCGTCGAGGCCAGAGATATGATCGGCGTGCGCGTGTGTCAGCAGCACACCATCGAGCCGGCTCAGCCCGACCGCCAGCGCCTGCTGGCGCAGATCAGGCCCGGCGTCGAACAGCAGCGACAGGCCCGCCACCTCGAGCAGCGCCGACGTGCGCAGACGCTTATTATGCTGGTCCGGCGACGTACAGACGGCGCAGCGGCAGCCAATCACTGGTACGCCCATGGATGTGCCAGTCCCAAGCAAGGTCAATCGCATAACACCGCCGCGATCATCGAGGGCTCTACAGCCTATTCAGCACAATCGAGCCACAGCCACACGGCCCCGCCGAGCCGCGCGGCGCAAGCCGGCTCAATGATTGTGTAGCGTGCCATACGCCGCCGGCATGGCGCAGCCCCGGCGCACAGCCGCGCGCCCGGCAACCCCGGCTCAATCAGCGCACCCAACGGCATTATAGCACACCGCCGCGAAACGCGCGGCCGGCTTGCGGTGCGCCCGCAGCTATGCTATAATCGCGCGTCGAAGTGAATATGATGATGCTCATCACGAGGGGCGGAGGGACTGGCCCGACGAAGCCCGGCAACCCCCGAGACGATTGCAATCTACAGATTGCAATTCGGAAGGGTGCCAATTCCTGCAGATATAGCCTTGTGCGGCATATCTGAAAGATGAGAGGTAACAAGCATAGGCCTCTCGCAATGCGGGCGGCTTTTTTTATGAGCACCGAAACCACAGTTCAGCATATCTGGTGGGATGGCGATGCCGTCGGGCTGCTCGATCAGCGGCGGCTGCCCGGCCAGGAGGTAGCCGTGCGCTGCGCATCGCTCAGCGCAGTCGCGCAGGCCATTACCAGCATGCAGGTGCGCGGCGCCCCGGCGATCGGCTGTACGGCGGCCTATGGCATGGCG
The sequence above is drawn from the Candidatus Kouleothrix ribensis genome and encodes:
- a CDS encoding MBL fold metallo-hydrolase → MRLTLLGTGTSMGVPVIGCRCAVCTSPDQHNKRLRTSALLEVAGLSLLFDAGPDLRQQALAVGLSRLDGVLLTHAHADHISGLDDLRPLNFAQRAAIPLYGSATTLRMVRERFAYAFSETSHGSTRPALELVEIQSGAPFQIKHLQVVPFDIQHGTWTITGFRIGGLGYVTDASHIPRESLDHLRDLDLLVLNALRQAAHPTHFTVEQACEQIGRLAPRRALLVHMTHDLDHATVNADLPEHIRLAYDGQVLEIDDQNYDIL